In the Sulfobacillus thermosulfidooxidans DSM 9293 genome, CGACCGCAGTGCAGTGGATTGCTAGGTGGTTTCCCCGCCAACGCGGACTCGCTGTAGGCATTCTCATTGGAGGGCTGACAATGGGATCAGCAATGCCTCATTTGCTAGTGGGGTTTCCCTTATTACGGCACTGGCAAGCGGTATTAACCGGGAGCGCGACACTGGCTATGATTGCGTGGGCTTTGATTTTGTGGGTCGTTCCAGAACATCCCGGAACTTTTCCTGCCCCGGTATTTCGGTGGAACCGGATTGGTGCAGTATTGCGTGATAGACCGGTGATGTGGGCAAACCTGGGGTATTGGGGTCATATGTGGGAACTCTATGCGATGTGGACTTGGTTGCCCGCTTTTTTTGTGGCTAGTTGGTCTCGTGATTGGCATGGCAATACGCTGATTGGATTAGCTGGGACGGCCAGTTTTATTGCTATTGGACTGGCCGGATTTGCTGGCGCTCTATCTGGCGGATGGGCAGCTGACCGTTTTGGCCGAACCCGCGCCACAATGGGAGCCATGACTCTCAGTGGCACGATGGCCATTCTCATTGGATTTACCTTTCGCCTGGCACCGAGTTGGACATTTCTCGTCGCTGTCATTTGGGGAATTAGTGTGATTGCCGATTCTGCCCAATTTTCGGCCGCAGTAACAGAGTTAAGCGCGCATGATCTGCAGGGCAGTGCCTTAACCCTGCAAATGGCGGTAGGATTTCTCATTACCATTGGCTCCATTGAACTGGTGGGCATCCTTGAGCCGATTCTTGGTTGGCATTATGTCCTTGCCGTTCTTGCCTTGGGCCCAGCCATAGGTGTTTGGGCCATGGGGCGATTGAGACGCCGCCCCGAAGCCGTGCGGTTAGCTCATGGTCGGCGTTAAAATCCCTAGGCCAGGGTTGGGGCAGGAGTCATCAAATTTAAAATTTGTTATTGATTGTATTCACCGGACTTTTTCTCGCTCTTTGGTTTAGGGTAAAATAAAGTCCAAGAACTATGCACTTTTTGCATAGGAAGGACGATCCCGATGACTGATGAGGATCTGCATATTTTTCGCACGATTGCGATGACAGGAAATTTATCCCGCGCTGCTGTGCTTTTGCAAACGAGTCAACCTACGATTTCTCGTCATTTACAGCATCTTGAAAGAGAATTGGGTACGACGTTAATGGATCGTTCTAGTGGATCTATTCAGCTGACTCCTCAAGGATTGCAAGTGTTAGAGTTTGCGCAACGTGTTCTTGGAGAATGGGACGCCTTAAAACAATCTTTTCATCAACAAAAGCCGATTAGCGGATTCATTGAGGTTGCCTCCAGTACAGTGCCAGCGAAAATCCTGGTGTTGCCGGCGGTGGCAAGTTTTCTTCATCAATATCCTCACATTCATGTCCACGTGTCCATTATGAATTCCCAGAACGTTTTCCACGCGATTGATGAGGATCGTGTTGCAATGGGTTTTGTCGGACTTGAGCCGCCATCTAAATCGTGGCATACCGAATTGATCGGCCGTGACGAAGTGATTCTGGTCGTTCCGAATTTGCCGCAATATGAGAAGTGGCCAACATCCATTCCCTTAAAAGATCTGGCACAATTACCTTTTGTTCAGCGTAAAGAAGGCTCGGGCACACACCTGACGGCCATTAAGGCGCTGCGGGAGCGAGGATTTGAACAGAACTGGCGCGTTGTCTGCGAGGTGGATTCTCACGAAGCCTTGATTGAAACGGTGGCTACCGGGATTGGAGTCGGTTTTGCGTCCCGGCAAATCGCAGCGATGATGAGCACTCGCCAAGTGAGAATGGTGTCTGTGGAAGGTGGACCGATTTTGCGTCATTTATACTTGATCCACAAACAGGACGCCGAGAACAATAAGGTTTCTGACCTATTTCTTGGTCATCTTAAAGCACAATATAACATCTTGACACGCGCATGATGAAAAGCCTGAGAGTACATGGGGCCTAATGGGAATGATTTTTTAGGGATATCACAAACCATGCATGGAAGCCGTTTTCAAAGTTAATCCAAGCTTCAGAAGACGATATGAAATCGACGAACGATATGGGGTGGTCTTGTGGAGAAAGAATTAGAGTCCAGCTCTGTCCGCCGTTGTCTGTGACAAAGATTTGATCGGCTGTCCAAAAGTACCCCATTTGGGTGGAGGGGAAAAACAGGCCTTGTGGCCGATTCAATGCAAAAATATTTGGGGGCAGTTCATAAAGAACCCACTGGCCATTTTTATTCCTATGATAGAGAGATAAAGCGAGGGGATGCTGCATGGTATAGCGGGCAATTGCTTTGGGATTCGGATGGGACTGATGAAACCGGGCGAATGCTTGTGACTGCGCTCTGTTCGTACCTATTGCCCAAATATCATGGGCACTAGGCTCAGCGATCCACTGCGGACTTACGGGCCAGTTCAAAATCTGCCAGTGAATTTTGGAACCAGGACGCATTGGGTATTCAAGACGCATGGGAACAAGGCCGTGAGACGTCTTCACTGCGGCTAAGATGGTATGAGCATTCGCGGCGAGTGTCTGAATGTGATCATGAGGCAAAACCTTGACGCGTGAAAACGTGTATCCGTGATTGAGACTATACCATAAAGAACCCTGGGCAGTTGTCATCCATAAACTATGATCCGGTCCCCAATATGGAGTTCCCGCCAGCGTAGAAAATTTGTGTTGAACCGACCATGACATGCCGCCATTATGGGTGATTAAAAGATCGGATTGATAACCCTGGGTGCTAATGCCTACACCTATCTGATGGGACGTCCATGCTATGGGACCATTGGGCGTTAACGGAGGATAAATGACGGACCAAATTTTCCCTCTATCGCGAGTGCGCCACAGCGTATTCATGCCTTGAAAAGAGGAAAGCAGGAACCAGGTTGTGGGGGAGGGAAATGATAACGACAGAACTGTTTGCTGACTGGGTGTGAATATGCTCGTCCAAACCGGTGTAAATTGGCGACCTTCATCCCTCGTCATCAAGATCGGCCCACGGACTAATGGCAAATATCCGCTCGCATCATTGAGGAAGAGAAGACCAGTCCCTTCACTGTCCACATAGCCTCCTAAAGGAATGGGAGGATGTGGTGAAGGTGTGGATAGCGAACCTGTGCTGGCTATTAACTGCCAGCTTTGGCCTCCATTGTGGGTGTGATATAATGCTTTCGTTTCGGCTCCAGCTCCCATTTGCTGGCCAACCAGGAGCCACCCCGTGTGAGGTGTCAGAAAATCCACGGCATTTGTCACGACTCCTGGGGTGTGTAATGGCGAATTGAGGGCAACCCAACTCTGGCCTCCATTGTTCGTTCGCATTAAATCTGATCGCATGGTCTGTTGATTCGTTTCAACCATATATCCGGTGGTGGTTGAAACGAAATCAGGAATGCCTAAACTGATATCAGGCCCAGCCTGATAAATGAGTTGCCAGGTTTTTCCACCGTTTACCGTTTTCATTAATTGATTGGCATCAGAACATCCGGTGTGAGAACACGTAGTTAACCAACCTTCTTGGGAATTAAGCATATTCAGGTGGGTAATAACGGGGCGAGTATAGAGCCGTTTCCAGCTATATCCCCCGTTTGTGGTTTGAAGCACCCCGTCGTACTGGCCAATGACCCCAGTGGCGTCGCCGTATCGGGCCGTAAAAAACTGCACCGAAGAGAGGGAAAGTGTCGCGGATGCCAGGACTGGCCGTATACTTGCGGTCTCTTGATTGACACGAAATGGCTTGAGCGAGAGCGATAATGGTTGAGACATCGATGGCTTTGTGCCGCATGCGGCCAACATGATGAAACTGATACCAAAAAGAATCAGGGCCTGGCCATTTTTCATCGTCTGACCCTCCTCAAATGGGATCGCCATCTCCACACTACTCTATTTAACGGTTTCCGTTGGGAAAAGGTCACGTCCCCCAAAAATAAATGAGGGTCACCTCGGGTAAGAGATGGTCCCTCTGACAAAGCAATCTGTCATTTTTTGCATTTTGAAATCGTCTTAGTGCAACGCGGCATTCAAAATCCCTTTAAGGTACTCATTTTCGGGAACGGCTCCCAAAATTTCTACATGACCATTGAAAATGGATTTGGGCACACTGGAGACGTCGTGGCGGGCTGCAAGCTCGTTGAAGGTGCCGGAATCGATGAGATCATCGGTAATGTGAGGTTGAATGAGGGACATATCATGGGCCAGTCGGACTGCCCTGGGACACCACCGGCACGTTGGTGTGGTAAAGACCTGAATATGGACAGGTTGACCGAGTTGTTTAAGCGTTTCTTGAGTTTTTTCGCTAAGCGTTTCGTGATGGGTAGAAAGAGCCTTGATGTCTTCTAAAAACGTGCCAAATTCTAGGCCACTCGGAATCCCAACATAGCGAATACCCGTTTCTTGATGCTGTTTATCCGCCAATATGCCAATGGGACCCGTGATACTCTGCCCTGTCTCATGTCCGGGTTCCAGTTCCGGAGCCTTATCCACTGTAGCCACGGAGAAAAGCGGGGTCAGTTGGGCGACTTCTTGCGAAATATCCCAAAACACCTGAAAATACTCGCTTTGGGGCCAGGATAAATGAGGAGTTGTACGGGGTCTTTAAGGTCTTGAAGAAATTGTGACACTTGTTGTTGAAGTTTTTCATCTAAATATGCCATATTGGTCACCTGCGTAGAAGATTTCGGTAAAGCGCATGTTAACCCGATGCTGTTACCCTATCACGTGGGCTCAAAGAATCAATCCATCAATGGACCTAACCTGGCACATCCTCCATTGTTCATTGTTGGATTTCTGACAGTCAGAAAGGATGATTAAAGCTAGCGATGCTGTGGTCAACGGCCCCTTGAATAAAGTCGTAAAATAGGTCTATTGCAAAATGTACAATCTCAAATCCTTCTGCTATATAAAAAGACAGACCGTTCCCAGTCGGTATCGATTGAGGAACGGTCTCATAACGGCTATTTCAAATTATTAATTGCGGGATTGCTTTAATAGGGTTAATTCTTTGGCGACCCGAAGCGCTTCTGATTGTCCATGAGCATCGGCAATGCCCTGTCCCGCAATGTCGAAGGCCGTACCGTGGTCAACTGACGTCCGTATCACAGGCAAGCCTAATGTGACACTAACCGTGCCGTTGAAATCTAAGGTTTTGGTAGCAATATGGCCTTGGTCATGGTAAAGGGATAACACTCCGTGGTAACGACCCATGCGGGCCTGATAGAAGACGGCATCGGCCGGAATGGGTCCTTCAACGCTAAGACCATCTTGTTGTGCTTTTTTAATGGCGGGGATTAAGATCTCTTGTTCTTCCGTTCCAATTAACCCGTTTTCTCCCGCGTGAGGATTTAACGCGGCGACGGCTAATACGGGTTGTTCAAATCCCAATTCCACCAGGTATTTGATTCCTTGTTGAATACCGTCGTAGACCTGTTCAATGGTTAAAAGCCGTATCGCATCTTTAAGAGGATGATGCCGGGTTAAAAAGAACACGCGAAGATTACCCACCACAAACATGGTCACCACATGGTGGGCAGAAAACAGTTCGGCCAGCATCTCCGTGTGCCCAGGATAGTGGTAGCCGGCTTTACGCACGGCCTCCTTGTTAATCGGCGCCGTATTGATCGCGTCGATCTCCCCGTGTAATGCTGATTGAATGGCGGCGGTAATGGCTTTAACCGCCATATCTCCGGCTTTGGGGTGAACCTCTCCTAACTTAGGTGTTGACTCCACATTAGACGTTGGCACAATCTCTAAGGTCCCGTAATGGCCTTTGGCGGAAACAGCATCTTCGATGACGCGTAATTGCAAGGGACTTTTTACCCGTGCTAAGGTTTCATTAAACACTAAGGGATCACCATAAATTATAGGAATCATCCCATCATAATGCGAATGATCGGTTAAGGCTTTAATAATAATTTCGGGCCCGATCCCTGCGGGATCGCCCATCGTGATGCCGACCCGTATGGGACGCATTGTCAACTGGTCCATGTTCAAACGCTCCTTTTGCTGATTTTCCTTGTCAAATATCTTTGTGTCGTTAATGTGGGACTGATGGATAACAGGTATAACAGACTATCTTCTCCCACGAGCCCGCCTTTGGTGATGAGTTCAACGCGGTCGAAGATCCCGCCCTCAATAATGCCTTGGGAAACCAAGGGGGCGAGGAGCCTATGATTATGCACGACCAGGGCTTGGGCTTTGATCAAAAACGTTTGTGCCATTTCCCCGCCAGTAACAATGAAGCGTTCAGGAATCCATCCGCTTTCTTGTAACGCGGTGAGGTGGTTCAGCGCACGCTCCGCTAAATATTGACTGATCGGTTGGCGCTCGGTGTCCTTGAGCGGTTCAAGACCCGAGTGTAAGACAATAATGGGACATTGGGGTTGGTGAGAATAAGGGGAACTTTCTAGAGAAATCTCCTGAACAGGAATATGGTTTTGGATGTAGTGGACTTGACGGATATTGGTGGGCGTGGGACTGCCCATGATGATAGCGGTGGTTGTTGGAGGACTCGTCATATAATAGGGAAAAATGCTTCCGCTGCTAACAGTTACCAGAGGGGCCGAAAGATAACCACGCATCTGCTTGAGAAGAGACGCAATGTGGTACAGGTCATCTTCAGACTCCGCATCAAAAATGACCGTGGAATAGGATGTGATAAGCTCCTTAACCCATGTTGTACTTGCTAGCTCTCGTTCTTGTCGACTGACAATATGCACTCTATGGTCTCCCTCAAAAAGATAGTCCACTAAAACGTCGGTTGTTAGTTCAGGTAGCGATTCCCGTAAAGGACGCCCATAAAGATATTGACGACCTTGCTTTGTTGTGCGTCCTGCCCTTGGATATGCTGCAATAACCGCAACAAAGGGGTGTACCGGCAGTGCCTTTATGAGGAGTTGTAATTCTAAAGGACATGGTCCTCGTAAAGTGGTATCAATGCGTTTATCAAAATGACGATAGCCGTGTTCCCACAGTTCCCGGGCCCATTTTGTTACCAGCCCACTTTGTGAAGGAGTTTCGCGGCTTTGGGTATTTAACACGAAAGGACCGTGGGGATGGGCTGGCAAATCATGATAGACTCGAATAGGTCTGCCGAGCCCCTCAGCAAGTGCACCCGCCGAGGCATTAGCCCCTGTTAAGTCATCGGCAAAGACCACGATTTCTGGCATGATTTGATTCCTTCTTTCATTTCGCCATTCCGCCTTTTGTCCTGGGGGTTTGGGCGGTTGTAAGCCTGTGGGCACGAGCCACAAAGATATGCTATTCACCGGGTTACGCAGAACCTTCGTGATTCGCATCGACGAACTCAGCGGCTGAAACAATGTTCCAGTGCCTATCATGAAATTTTTTGGCGGTAGTGCTATCGACGGCTTTTTCCGTTATCACGGTTACGCCATGGGGTAAAGGGGTCACATGCGGAAAGCTGACCGAAAATTTGCTGCTATCGGCGAGGATATACACTTTGTTGGCTGCTTCCGCCATTTTTCGTTTTAAATACGCTTGGGGTGCTGTGGGTGAGGTGAGACCGACCCCGGGATCAAGTCCAAAAGCCCCCAAAAAGCAGGTATCGACATGATAGGTTTGTAACTGCATAATGGCGCTATCACCAATAAACGCTTGATTGAGATGGCGCAAACTTCCTCCTAATGCAATCAAATCGATTTGGTCTTGATAAGCCAAATCCATGAGGATATTGAGTCCATTAGTAATCACCGTCAAAGACACATCGTTCGGAATTAAGCGCGCTAAACATCCTGTGGTTGTTCCTGCATCTAATATGACACTTTGCGACGTTAGCAATAGCGGTAGGGATGCTTGGGCAATGCGGTTTTTGGCCTCGAGATGAGTTAAAGCTCGTTTCTGCAAACTCAACTCCGTGGATGAAGGCACTGATACGGCTCCTCCAAATGTGCGCAGAATCTGCCCTTGCTTTTCGAGATATGTCAAATCGCGGCGAATAGTGGCTAACGAAGCGTGTAATTCGTGCGCCAGTTCCTCAACTTTGACTGCCGAATTCTTCATGATTATGTCCACAATGCGTGCCCGTCTCAGGTCTTGATTCATCGCTTTCCTCACCCGTTCTCGATTTACTACTTCTTGGCTGTATATGTCCTGGGGATAGATGGGGCGTGATTCGATAAAAATTTCACAAGCCTGATCTCAAACTCGGTGATTGCCCAAAGATGTCAGGCAATCACCTAATATCTTAATGGAGAACAGGTTTAGTTGTGACTTTGCCTACATGCGGTGTATGAACGGGTAATGAAAAGACCAAAAGTCCCGCCACAATTAACACCCCAGTTAACGTGACCAGTCCTGCAAATGTGGAGTGGGTGGCCGTAATTAATGCACCTACGATAAAGGGACCAAAAAACCCTCCTAGATTGCCAATGCCATTAATCAGTCCCATTGTAGGTCCCAGTCCTTCAGCTGTGACTAACAGGGGAGGGAGGGTCCAAAACACACCGATATACGGCAACATAAATGCTTCGGTCAGAATGAGGAAGATTAATGAGACGAGAATGTTTTGGGTGGTTAACGTCGATCCTAATAATGCTAACCCGCCAAAAATGAGTGGTAAGGCAACGTGTGCTTTGCGCTCGCCTGTTTTATCCGAATGATTGGCATTAATCCACATTACAATCAACGCGGCTAAATAAGGCAGGGCTGTGACCAGGCCTGTTTCGGTAAATCCTGTCTTGGTTAAATTCTTGATCACTGTGGGTAGCCATAAAGCAAATCCATAAAAGCCGACTTGAACCAAGAAATAAATTCCCACCAATAACCAGACTTTAGGATTGGTAAAGGCTTTTTTCCAACTGGGTGAAACATCTTGGGCTGCTGCCCGGTCTTCTTGAAATTTCTTTTGGAGGTAAGCGCGTTCTTCCGGACTGATAAAAGATGCAGTGTCGGGAGAGTCATCAATAAAGATCCACCACACGATAGCCCAGATAAAAGGGGGAATGCCTTCTAAAACAAAAAGATAACGCCACGATAGATGTTGCACAATGAGACCGGATAAAGGGGCCATAATAATCGCGGCAGCGGGTAAACAAAACATCCAGTACATATTTGCTCGAGCTCTTTCGTCTTGAGGAAACCAATGCGAAAGAAGAACAAGGGTCGCGGGCCACACTCCACCTTCTGCTACCCCTAATAAAAAGCGCACCACAAGCAGTTCGGTTTTGTTTTGCACGAGACCCGTGAGGACAGCGAAGACACCCCAAACTAACAGAGAAGCAAACACGAACTTTTTGGCACTAAATTTTGACGCAATATAGCCACCGGGAATCTGCAAAAACAGATAACCAAAAAAGAAAATACCTCCGGCAAGTCCTGCGGTGGATGCGGAGATATGAAGACCTTTTTCCATCCCGTCAAAACCAAATCCGACATTGATGCGGTCCATGTAGGCGATGGTATACATTAAAAACGCAACAGGAATAATTCGGCGCCATCGAGTGCGTCCCGGTGACGAGGTTACGTTAACCGTGTTGGTCATGATATCCCTCCTTGCAAAATACCCTCTATCTCCGATGGAAGAATGCATAAACAATGACGAATGGATCCTCATGCGCAGTGCCAAGAAAAATATGGTGATTGTTTCAATCATTATCATAATTGAAACAATTAATATGAGTCAATAAAGTATATTATATTGAAATGAAAATAGTCCGAAAAATAGGCAGAATTATGTGCAAAGAGATTATAAATTAGCATCTGATCCTGGATAAGGAAATCTGGTAAGCGACCTGCATTATCAGTCAGTGAGACGGTAGAGAACGAGCTATCATTTGTGGCAACTCAATTATCCGATCAACCAATCTATGAATCTTTTTGTATCCAAAAATATCCGCTAGTTTGTGACAATGTGAGACATCCGTCATTTTCGAAATGAACTCGCACTAATTCGGCCATAATCTCAAGCAACTGGCTACGAATTTCGGGTCGGTGATACTGGACGGGAACACCACTCCAACAAAATCCTGAACCATAGTATGCTAAATAAGCGGCAAGAGTGGGAAAACGAAGGCCCCCTACCATTTCGACTTTTTGGGGCGGCCGCGGGAAAAAGTCGGCACCATTTCGCAACGAAAACCGGTCACCACGGATATCAGGGGTATAGGGTAGCGATAATGTCTTGACCGCGGTTTCATGATATCGAATCATTTCTGGGTAACTCTTGGCTCCATTAGTTGCGGTTAAGAGTAGACCGCCAGGGCGTAAGAGCTGCCATGCTGTTTTCAGGGCACCCGCAATATTGGGAACATGATACAACATAAAATGCATTCCGACCCAGTCAAAAGATTCGGGGGCATAAGAAAGAGTGGCTACACCTGCGGTGGACACTTTACTGAATGGGTCGCTTTTCAATTTCGTTTCAAGATAGGTCACCATAGCTGGTGCTTGATCGACGGCTTCATATTGACAGAAAGTCCCGGCATAATTCCTAATCCATGGGTACCATGCTCCGGTTCCGGCGCCAATATCTAGTATGCTTTGCGGACAAACAAGTGTCATGGCATGTTCAGTCATTAAGTCAAAAATATTGCGAGGCTGGAGATTATATCGCTTTTGCGCCTCAATCCGAATCGCAAGGCCTTCTTCGGTACCATAGGCTTCCCGAAGAAATGCGGGATCCGAAAATTGATGGGACATAATTAAAAACCCCCTAACAGTTTCATCTTACCAAAAATAGGGTAGACACAAAGCTAGTAAAACATTTTGGGTGAACAATATTTCTTTGACTTGTATGGGAAGTACTAGAGTTCAAGGGATTTAAAACAGCAACTACTATTTTGTTAATGACCAACCAAAATCGTTTTCGATATAAGAAAAATAAATTTGTTATTTTTCACAAAAGCTTATTGCCAAATTTACGATAATGAGCCAATAATGGTGTGTGCGGTAATAGTCATATAAGACAGAATTATCGCATAATAATACGTTTTTGTCTTTCCCCAAAAACGTTTTCGGAGGGGTATTGATGATTAGCAAACAGAAAATGGCGGCTCTTAGTGCTGCTGTTCTCTTGCCTTCACTACTTGCTGGATGTGGTGCTGCAGCCGAAAATAGTGGAGTTTCAGCCGCAACTAATCAACCGCTCGTTATCGTACAATCTCCAGAAGGAACATATTCAGAAAATTTTAACCCATTTTCTTCTGGTGCGTTGAATGGGACTTTAGGACCTATATATCAGACATTGTTTTATTTTAATTTAATAGGAACAAATTCCGTTCCGTTGTTAGCTACGAGTTATGCGTGGTCGAATAATGCAACAACTTTGACCGTAAATTTGCGTCATGGAGTCCAATGGTCAAACGGACAGCCGTTTACATCTTCCGATGTTGTTTATACATTTAATCTTCTTCATCAGGATCCAGCTCTAGATGCTAACGGCATTTGGAAGAGTCTAGTTGCTGTTCAAGCGAATGGTAAATATCAAGTTGTTTTCCGATTTTCTAAGCCGTCTATTGGATCGCAATGGTGGATTTTAGGCCAAACTTATATTCTTCCCAAAAAGATTTGGAGCCAAATAAAAAACCCAGCTACTTATACTAATGCCAATCCTGTCGGAACAGGACCATACCTGTTGCATTCGTTTAGTCCGCAAGAATATACGTTTACGGCTAATCCCCATTACTGGGGTGGGGAACCTAAAGTGCATACTCTTGAATTTCCAGCCTATACCAGTAATGATAGTGCCGATCTTGCGCTAGCGTCCGGAAACATTGATTGGGCTGGAATTTTTATTCCCAATGCCAAGCAAGTCTATGAAAGTCGTAATCCCGCCAATAATCATTTTTGGTTTCCGCCCGTTAACATCGTGATGTTATACACCAATTTGAAGAATCCATTACTTGCTCAGTTGCCTGTGAGAGAAGCTATCAGTTATGCCATAAATCGTGAGAAACTTTATAAAGTGGGAGAATATGGATATGAGCCACCTGCGAGCCCAACGGGTTTGGTTTTGCCCAACAATCAGGCCTGGCTCGCCCCCAATTTACCACAAAAGGATTTGGCATTTCAGTATGATCCGCAAAAGAGTATTCAGATTCTCCAACAAGCCGGATTCAAGAAAAATTCACAAGGAATATTCGTTTCTCCAGCTGGCCAACCCTTATCGTTCACGTTGAATGTTGTTGCGGGGTGGACGGATTGGGATACTGATTGTTCACTTATCGCTCAAGAGTTGGGTAAAGTCGGTATTCAAATTCATGTCAATCAAGAACAATTCGGTGCTTATTATTCCGCCTTTACCAATGGAACTTATCAGTTAGGGATCTCCTGGACTGATCCCGGCCCTACTCCCTATTACCTGTATTCGGCGTTGCTTTCCTCCAATTCTTCCGCCAATTGGGAAGGTTGGAATAATACGCAAACTAACAATGCGTTACAAGCTTATCAAAGTGCCGAAACAATCAATCAGCAAAAGCAGGATATTTATCCGCTAGAAAAAATCATGGCTACGGATTTGCCTTCTATTCCTCTGGTCGAGGGGGCAACGTGGTATGAATACAACACCAAGAATTTTACGGGATGGCCGACACCACAAAACCCCTATGTGGAACCTGCTCCTTATTACTATCCTTCAATGGGCATTATATTGACGCATCTTCGACCAAAAGGTTAGGCACAACAAAGAAAACCTTAAGGAGGCTGAATTTAGGAGGGATAGTATGCGGCACCTTATACAGCGGGTAGGCTTTCTATTGGTATCGATATGGGCTGCGGTAACGATTAATTTTGTGTTACCGCGGCTGATGCCGGGCAATCCTGCGGAAGTCTTGCTTGCCCGTTATCAAGGACGGCTTCAGCCACAAGCCCTGCATGCTTTGGAATTGCAATTTGGGCTAAGTCATAAACCTTTGTTAACTCAATATGTCGGTTATTTAGCTAATCTAGTACATGGACAAATGGGCCTTTCGATTTCTTATTACCCGACTCCTGTAACAAAAGTCATTGAAACGAGTCTTCCTTGGACGCTTGGATTGGCCGGAACATCGACCATCATTAGTGTCGTTGTCGGGACCTTGCTAGGCATTTATTCCTCATGGAAACGAGGATCATGGCTAGCCA is a window encoding:
- a CDS encoding MFS transporter, translated to MTNTVNVTSSPGRTRWRRIIPVAFLMYTIAYMDRINVGFGFDGMEKGLHISASTAGLAGGIFFFGYLFLQIPGGYIASKFSAKKFVFASLLVWGVFAVLTGLVQNKTELLVVRFLLGVAEGGVWPATLVLLSHWFPQDERARANMYWMFCLPAAAIIMAPLSGLIVQHLSWRYLFVLEGIPPFIWAIVWWIFIDDSPDTASFISPEERAYLQKKFQEDRAAAQDVSPSWKKAFTNPKVWLLVGIYFLVQVGFYGFALWLPTVIKNLTKTGFTETGLVTALPYLAALIVMWINANHSDKTGERKAHVALPLIFGGLALLGSTLTTQNILVSLIFLILTEAFMLPYIGVFWTLPPLLVTAEGLGPTMGLINGIGNLGGFFGPFIVGALITATHSTFAGLVTLTGVLIVAGLLVFSLPVHTPHVGKVTTKPVLH
- a CDS encoding class I SAM-dependent methyltransferase, yielding MSHQFSDPAFLREAYGTEEGLAIRIEAQKRYNLQPRNIFDLMTEHAMTLVCPQSILDIGAGTGAWYPWIRNYAGTFCQYEAVDQAPAMVTYLETKLKSDPFSKVSTAGVATLSYAPESFDWVGMHFMLYHVPNIAGALKTAWQLLRPGGLLLTATNGAKSYPEMIRYHETAVKTLSLPYTPDIRGDRFSLRNGADFFPRPPQKVEMVGGLRFPTLAAYLAYYGSGFCWSGVPVQYHRPEIRSQLLEIMAELVRVHFENDGCLTLSQTSGYFWIQKDS
- a CDS encoding ABC transporter substrate-binding protein, which translates into the protein MISKQKMAALSAAVLLPSLLAGCGAAAENSGVSAATNQPLVIVQSPEGTYSENFNPFSSGALNGTLGPIYQTLFYFNLIGTNSVPLLATSYAWSNNATTLTVNLRHGVQWSNGQPFTSSDVVYTFNLLHQDPALDANGIWKSLVAVQANGKYQVVFRFSKPSIGSQWWILGQTYILPKKIWSQIKNPATYTNANPVGTGPYLLHSFSPQEYTFTANPHYWGGEPKVHTLEFPAYTSNDSADLALASGNIDWAGIFIPNAKQVYESRNPANNHFWFPPVNIVMLYTNLKNPLLAQLPVREAISYAINREKLYKVGEYGYEPPASPTGLVLPNNQAWLAPNLPQKDLAFQYDPQKSIQILQQAGFKKNSQGIFVSPAGQPLSFTLNVVAGWTDWDTDCSLIAQELGKVGIQIHVNQEQFGAYYSAFTNGTYQLGISWTDPGPTPYYLYSALLSSNSSANWEGWNNTQTNNALQAYQSAETINQQKQDIYPLEKIMATDLPSIPLVEGATWYEYNTKNFTGWPTPQNPYVEPAPYYYPSMGIILTHLRPKG